One stretch of Niallia sp. XMNu-256 DNA includes these proteins:
- a CDS encoding M28 family peptidase, with protein sequence MLKKTTLSILLAASLSVGATPAWAAPEANLPSDQAFDNKIVKRIKVDNIYNHIAKLSEKPRVAGTPGEDVAVEYIKSQFESYGYDTEVQPFEIYSYTTPSLIELEVDGITFEPAPLDFSYGVDGEVTAELVYAGKGAPSDFEGKDVQGKIALIERGDFSFAVKILNAANAGAAGVIIYNNATGVLNGTLGEPNDDYVPAVAITKDQGVALKERLDKGETIEATLKLEGAKTDRAISHNVVATKEATHKSTGEMILVGAHHDSVDGAPGANDDASGTATVLELARVFANAPTDTDIRFVTFGAEENGLLGSYEFVERMTEEDYERTVGMFQMDMVGSKGAGDLIMYTNDGEKNIVTDLGAAAGARLSKTGEATSYGMEGRSDHVPFAEIGLPAALFIHAPVEPWYHTPEDTLDKISKEKLKEVSNIVGAAVYQVARPDTPALENAKVAPKNVDYNFEEREL encoded by the coding sequence TTGTTAAAAAAAACAACATTATCAATTTTGCTTGCAGCTAGCCTTTCTGTAGGGGCCACTCCGGCATGGGCTGCACCCGAAGCAAATCTGCCATCCGATCAAGCGTTTGACAATAAAATTGTGAAACGGATTAAAGTAGACAACATTTATAACCATATTGCTAAGCTTTCAGAGAAACCACGTGTTGCCGGAACACCAGGTGAGGACGTCGCGGTGGAATACATAAAAAGTCAATTTGAGTCTTATGGATATGACACGGAAGTGCAACCATTCGAGATTTATAGTTACACAACTCCTAGTTTAATAGAATTAGAAGTTGATGGGATAACCTTTGAACCAGCACCACTCGACTTTAGCTATGGTGTTGATGGAGAGGTTACAGCCGAACTCGTTTATGCGGGTAAAGGAGCACCAAGTGATTTTGAGGGAAAAGATGTACAAGGGAAGATTGCATTAATTGAGCGTGGTGACTTTAGTTTTGCAGTGAAAATCTTAAACGCTGCTAATGCAGGAGCAGCAGGTGTCATTATTTATAACAATGCGACTGGTGTCCTTAATGGAACACTTGGTGAACCTAATGATGATTATGTTCCCGCTGTAGCGATCACAAAAGATCAAGGAGTTGCATTAAAGGAACGTTTGGATAAAGGTGAAACCATAGAAGCCACTTTAAAATTAGAAGGAGCTAAAACAGACCGAGCTATTTCTCATAACGTAGTCGCAACGAAAGAAGCCACTCACAAATCTACCGGTGAAATGATTCTAGTTGGGGCCCATCATGATTCTGTAGATGGAGCACCAGGGGCCAATGATGATGCATCCGGTACAGCGACGGTCCTTGAATTGGCACGTGTATTTGCGAATGCACCAACCGATACGGATATACGTTTTGTCACTTTTGGTGCTGAGGAGAATGGATTATTAGGATCCTATGAATTTGTGGAAAGAATGACAGAAGAAGACTATGAACGCACAGTTGGTATGTTTCAAATGGATATGGTTGGAAGTAAGGGTGCCGGCGACTTAATTATGTACACAAATGATGGTGAGAAAAATATTGTGACGGATTTAGGAGCAGCAGCGGGTGCACGTTTATCCAAGACGGGAGAAGCCACTTCTTATGGAATGGAAGGACGAAGTGACCATGTTCCATTCGCGGAAATTGGACTTCCTGCTGCGTTATTTATCCATGCACCAGTTGAACCATGGTATCATACTCCAGAGGATACGTTAGACAAAATTAGTAAAGAGAAATTAAAGGAAGTATCTAATATTGTTGGCGCTGCTGTTTACCAAGTGGCTCGCCCAGATACTCCAGCATTAGAAAACGCAAAAGTTGCACCAAAAAACGTCGATTATAATTTTGAGGAAAGAGAACTTTAA
- the queD gene encoding 6-carboxytetrahydropterin synthase QueD has protein sequence MSGFRIVEKLQKFGEDIKQDQLKYHHKRVLVSKEFTFDAAHHLHAYEGKCKNLHGHTYKVVFGISGFVDEIGLVIDFGDIKEIWKEEIEIFLDHRYLNETLPKMNTTAENMVVWIYEKMAESLNNKLEEYQSARVEFVRLYETPTSYAEARREWMEVE, from the coding sequence ATGTCTGGATTTCGTATTGTTGAAAAACTCCAAAAGTTTGGTGAAGATATCAAACAGGATCAGCTAAAGTACCATCATAAACGAGTATTGGTCAGTAAAGAATTTACATTTGATGCGGCCCATCATCTTCATGCGTATGAAGGGAAATGTAAAAATTTACATGGACATACTTATAAAGTTGTGTTTGGTATTAGCGGATTTGTTGATGAAATTGGTCTGGTAATAGATTTTGGGGATATCAAGGAGATCTGGAAAGAGGAAATTGAAATATTTCTCGACCATCGTTATCTGAATGAAACGTTGCCGAAAATGAATACTACAGCTGAAAACATGGTTGTTTGGATTTATGAAAAGATGGCAGAATCGTTGAATAATAAGTTAGAAGAATATCAGAGTGCTCGAGTAGAATTTGTACGATTATATGAAACGCCAACAAGCTATGCAGAAGCACGAAGGGAATGGATGGAAGTTGAGTAA
- the queE gene encoding 7-carboxy-7-deazaguanine synthase QueE, with protein MSKIPVMEIFGPTIQGEGMVIGQKTMFVRTAGCDYSCSWCDSKFTWDGSGKDLIKQMEAEEIWQELQSLAGDGFSFVTISGGNPALLKNLSYLVELLKEKRINIGLETQGSKWQDWFLEIDELTISPKPPSSGMITDFDALDHIIDKLNAENPRQNTSLKVVVFDDQDYHYAKNMHLRYPQIPFFLQAGNSDIQTTDNTELLLQLIQKYEWLINKTMLDNELRNVKVLPQLHTYVWGNKQGV; from the coding sequence TTGAGTAAAATCCCTGTTATGGAAATATTTGGACCAACTATTCAAGGAGAAGGGATGGTGATCGGGCAAAAAACCATGTTTGTTCGAACAGCCGGTTGTGATTATTCATGTTCCTGGTGTGATTCTAAGTTTACTTGGGATGGTTCGGGCAAAGATTTAATCAAACAAATGGAAGCAGAAGAAATCTGGCAGGAACTTCAATCACTGGCTGGTGACGGTTTTTCCTTTGTAACCATATCTGGCGGAAACCCTGCCTTATTAAAAAACCTAAGTTATTTGGTCGAGCTATTAAAAGAAAAGCGTATAAATATCGGTTTAGAAACCCAGGGAAGCAAGTGGCAGGATTGGTTCTTAGAAATTGATGAGTTAACGATTTCTCCTAAACCACCTAGCTCTGGGATGATTACTGATTTTGATGCTCTTGATCACATTATCGATAAGCTAAATGCAGAGAACCCGAGACAAAATACGAGTTTGAAGGTCGTTGTGTTTGATGATCAAGATTACCACTATGCGAAAAATATGCATCTTCGTTATCCGCAAATCCCATTTTTTCTGCAGGCAGGTAATAGCGATATTCAAACAACGGACAATACCGAACTATTATTGCAATTAATCCAGAAATATGAGTGGTTAATTAATAAAACGATGTTAGATAACGAGCTAAGAAATGTGAAAGTCTTACCTCAGCTTCACACTTATGTTTGGGGAAATAAGCAGGGTGTTTAA